A window from Zingiber officinale cultivar Zhangliang chromosome 7A, Zo_v1.1, whole genome shotgun sequence encodes these proteins:
- the LOC122002844 gene encoding heterogeneous nuclear ribonucleoprotein A2 homolog 1-like, with protein MGSRMQEHDGASPAKIFIGGLPKDTTLDAFVKHFEEYGEIVDSVIMKDRSTNKPRGFGFITYRDASVVDKVIEESHVFNGKMVEIKRTIPKGAAPLKDFKTRKIFVGGIPTTLSEDQLRNFFSEFGKVQDLEIIRDHTTNRSRGFGFVVFEKEKDVDDLLAKKGNMIDLAGTKVEIKKAEPKKPGNPPPAFGSGSRSRHFGDNASSYGGSYSSVGGAGGYGPPPTFRTPGGFGPRPGGYGGYGSAPGEYSGGYGGYAGDYRGEPSIGYSSRFGSYGGGFSSGYGGSLGGYGREAPGYGGSSYGGGYDSPGSYGSGLYGSRGGYGSGGGAGPGRYHPYGR; from the exons ATGGGCTCGAGGATGCAGGAGCATGATGGTGCGAGCCCTGC AAAGATCTTCATCGGAGGGTTACCGAAGGATACGACGCTCG ATGCATTTGTTAAACACTTTGAGGAGTATGGAGAGATAGTAGATTCAGTGATAATGAAAGATCGGAGTACAAACAAGCCAAGAGGCTTTGGGTTTATCACCTATAGAGATGCTTCTGTTGTTGACAAAGTTATTGAGGAGTCACATGTGTTTAATGGAAAAATG GTGGAAATAAAAAGAACTATTCCAAAAGGTGCTGCTCCCTTGAAGGATTTTAAGACGAGGAAGATATTCGTAGGTGGAATACCAACTACTCTCTCAGAAG ATCAACTCAGGAACTTCTTTTCTGAGTTTGGGAAGGTGCAAGATCTTGAAATCATTAGGGATCATACAACCAACCGTTCTCGTGGATTTGGTTTTGTAGTCTTTGAGAAAGAAAAAGATGTAGATGATCTGTTAGCAAAAAAAGGAAATATGATTGATCTAGCTGGCACTAAG GTTGAAATCAAGAAGGCTGAGCCAAAGAAACCTGGCAATCCTCCGCCTGCTTTTGGCAGTGGATCTAGGTCTCGTCATTTTGGCGATAATGCCAGCAGCTATGGTGGTTCATACAGCAGCGTTGGTGGTGCTGGTGGCTATGGCCCTCCTCCCACCTTTCGGACACCAGGTGGGTTTGGTCCTAGACCTGGTGGTTACGGTGGTTATGGAAGTGCTCCTGGTGAATACAGTGGTGGTTATGGTGGTTATGCTGGAGACTACCGGGGAGAACCCTCCATAGGATACTCTAGCCGTTTTGGTTCCTATGGTGGAGGATTTAGCAGTGGGTATGGTGGCAGTTTAGGTGGGTATGGTCGTGAAGCTCCAGGTTATGGTGGCTCTAGCTATGGAGGGGGTTATGATTCACCAGGAAGCTATGGGTCAGGACTATATGGTAGCAGGGGAGGCTATGGCAGCGGCGGTGGGGCTGGTCCTGGTCGTTATCACCCCTATGGAAGATAG